Proteins encoded by one window of Streptomyces uncialis:
- a CDS encoding F0F1 ATP synthase subunit gamma produces the protein MGAQLRVYKRRIRSVTATKKITKAMEMIAASRVVKAQRKVVASAPYATELTRAVTAVGTGSNTKHPLTTEAETARRSAVLLLTSDRGLAGAFNSNAIKAAEQLTARLEAEGKEVDTYIVGRRGVAHYNFRERTVVELWTGFTDEPTYADAKTVAAPLIAAIERDTADGGVDELHVVYTEFVSMMTQNAIGSRLLPLSLEEVAEEASTKGQILPLYDFEPSAEDVLDALLPRYVESRIYNAMLQSAASKHAATRRAMKSATDNAGELINTLSRLANAARQAEITQEISEIVGGTAALSDVNAGSDR, from the coding sequence ATGGGAGCCCAGCTCCGGGTCTACAAGCGTCGCATCCGATCCGTCACCGCGACCAAGAAGATCACCAAGGCGATGGAGATGATCGCCGCCTCGCGTGTCGTCAAGGCACAGCGCAAGGTGGTGGCCTCCGCGCCGTACGCGACCGAGCTGACACGCGCGGTCACGGCGGTGGGAACGGGTTCGAACACCAAGCACCCGCTGACCACGGAGGCGGAGACGGCTCGCCGTTCCGCGGTGCTGCTCCTCACGAGCGACCGCGGACTGGCCGGCGCCTTCAACTCCAACGCGATCAAGGCGGCGGAGCAGCTGACCGCTCGCCTTGAGGCGGAGGGCAAGGAGGTCGACACGTACATCGTCGGCCGCCGCGGTGTGGCCCACTACAACTTCCGCGAGCGGACCGTCGTGGAGCTGTGGACCGGCTTCACCGACGAACCGACGTACGCGGATGCCAAGACGGTCGCCGCACCGCTCATCGCCGCGATCGAGCGGGACACGGCCGACGGTGGGGTCGACGAGCTGCATGTCGTCTACACCGAGTTCGTGTCGATGATGACGCAGAACGCGATCGGCAGCAGGCTGCTGCCGCTGAGCCTGGAGGAGGTCGCCGAGGAGGCGTCCACCAAGGGCCAGATCCTTCCGCTGTACGACTTCGAGCCGTCGGCGGAGGACGTCCTCGACGCCCTGCTGCCGCGGTACGTCGAGAGCCGGATCTACAACGCGATGCTCCAGTCGGCCGCTTCCAAGCACGCCGCCACGCGACGCGCGATGAAGTCGGCCACCGACAACGCGGGTGAGCTGATCAACACGCTCTCCCGACTTGCCAACGCGGCCCGCCAGGCCGAAATCACCCAGGAAATCAGCGAGATCGTCGGCGGCACCGCAGCCCTGTCCGACGTGAACGCGGGGAGTGACAGGTAA
- the atpA gene encoding F0F1 ATP synthase subunit alpha, which yields MAELTIRPEEIRDALENFVQSYKPDAASREEVGTVTVAGDGIAKVEGLPSAMANELLKFEDGTLGLALNLEEREIGAVVLGEFSGIEEGQPVQRTGEVLSVSVGEGYLGRVVDPLGNPIDGLGEIETSGRRALELQAPTVMQRKSVHEPMETGYKAVDAMTPIGRGQRQLIIGDRQTGKTALAVDTIINQRDNWRTGDVNKQVRCIYVAIGQKGSTIAAVRRSLDEANALEYTTIVAAPASDPAGFKYLAPYTGSAIGQQWMYEGKHVLIIFDDLSKQADAYRAVSLLLRRPPGREAYPGDVFYLHSRLLERCAKLSDEMGKGSMTGLPIVETKANDVSAFIPTNVISITDGQCFLESDLFNAGQRPALNVGISVSRVGGSAQHKAMRQVSGRLRVDLAQFRELEAFAAFGSDLDAASKAQLERGQRMVELLKQPQYQPMATEDQVVSVWAGTTGRMDDVPVVDIRRFETELLSYLHRNEQGLMTSIKEGAKMSDDTITAISDAVAEFKKEFETSDGKLLGEDAPAVNVSK from the coding sequence ATGGCGGAGCTCACGATCCGGCCGGAGGAGATCCGGGACGCGCTGGAGAACTTTGTCCAGTCGTACAAGCCGGACGCGGCCTCGCGCGAGGAGGTCGGTACGGTCACCGTTGCCGGCGACGGCATCGCGAAGGTCGAGGGACTGCCCTCGGCCATGGCCAATGAACTGCTGAAGTTCGAGGACGGCACCCTCGGTCTCGCGCTGAACCTCGAAGAGCGTGAGATCGGTGCCGTCGTCCTCGGCGAGTTCAGCGGCATCGAGGAGGGCCAGCCGGTGCAGCGCACCGGTGAGGTGCTCTCCGTCTCGGTGGGCGAGGGCTACCTCGGCCGCGTCGTCGACCCGCTCGGCAACCCGATCGACGGCCTCGGCGAGATCGAGACCAGCGGCCGCCGCGCCCTTGAGCTGCAGGCCCCCACGGTCATGCAGCGCAAGTCCGTGCACGAGCCGATGGAGACCGGCTACAAGGCCGTCGACGCGATGACGCCGATCGGCCGTGGCCAGCGTCAGCTCATCATCGGCGACCGCCAGACCGGCAAGACCGCCCTGGCCGTCGACACCATCATCAACCAGCGCGACAACTGGCGCACCGGTGACGTGAACAAGCAGGTGCGCTGCATCTACGTCGCCATCGGCCAGAAGGGCTCGACCATCGCCGCGGTGCGCCGCTCGCTGGACGAGGCCAACGCGCTGGAGTACACGACCATCGTCGCCGCCCCGGCGTCCGACCCGGCCGGCTTCAAGTACCTCGCGCCGTACACCGGATCGGCCATCGGCCAGCAGTGGATGTACGAGGGCAAGCACGTCCTCATCATCTTCGACGACCTGTCGAAGCAGGCCGACGCCTACCGCGCCGTGTCCCTGCTGCTGCGCCGTCCGCCGGGCCGTGAGGCGTACCCCGGTGACGTCTTCTACCTGCACTCCCGGCTGCTGGAGCGCTGCGCCAAGCTCTCCGACGAGATGGGCAAGGGCTCGATGACGGGCCTCCCGATCGTGGAGACCAAGGCGAACGACGTCTCGGCGTTCATCCCGACCAACGTCATCTCCATCACCGACGGCCAGTGCTTCCTGGAGTCCGACCTGTTCAACGCCGGCCAGCGCCCGGCCCTGAACGTCGGTATCTCGGTCTCCCGCGTCGGTGGCTCCGCCCAGCACAAGGCGATGCGCCAGGTGTCGGGCCGGCTCCGTGTCGACCTGGCCCAGTTCCGTGAGCTGGAGGCGTTCGCCGCCTTCGGTTCCGACCTGGACGCCGCGTCGAAGGCGCAGCTGGAGCGCGGTCAGCGGATGGTCGAGCTGCTGAAGCAGCCGCAGTACCAGCCGATGGCCACCGAGGACCAGGTCGTCTCCGTGTGGGCCGGTACCACGGGCCGCATGGACGACGTCCCCGTCGTCGACATCCGCCGCTTCGAGACCGAGCTCCTCTCCTACCTGCACCGCAACGAGCAGGGCCTGATGACCTCGATCAAGGAGGGCGCGAAGATGTCGGACGACACCATCACCGCCATCTCCGACGCGGTCGCGGAGTTCAAGAAGGAGTTCGAGACCTCGGACGGCAAGCTCCTCGGCGAGGACGCGCCTGCCGTCAACGTCTCCAAGTGA
- a CDS encoding F0F1 ATP synthase subunit delta — translation MHGASREALAAARERLDTLTDNTSVDVTRLAADLASVTALLDREVSLRRVLTDPAQTGEAKADLVGRLLGTQVGGEAADLVAGTVRSRWSRSRDLVDSLEELADTADLTAAQRAGTLDDVEDELFRFGRIVASDPGLRAALTDRSATAAAKSELLGTLLDSRAKAETTRLVTRLVTRPRGRSLEAGLESLSKLAAERRDRMVAIVTSAVPLSDQQKQRLGASLAKLYGRAMHLNLDVDPGVLGGIRVQVGDEIINGSIADRIDEASRRMAG, via the coding sequence CTGCACGGAGCCAGCCGCGAAGCCCTGGCGGCGGCGCGCGAACGGCTCGACACGCTGACGGACAACACGTCCGTCGACGTGACGCGGCTCGCCGCCGACCTGGCCTCCGTCACCGCGCTGCTGGACCGCGAGGTCTCGCTGCGCCGGGTCCTCACCGACCCGGCGCAGACCGGTGAGGCCAAGGCCGACCTCGTCGGCCGCCTCCTCGGCACCCAGGTGGGCGGCGAAGCCGCCGACCTGGTCGCCGGTACGGTGCGCTCCCGCTGGTCACGCTCGCGTGACCTGGTGGACTCCCTGGAGGAGCTGGCGGACACCGCCGACCTCACGGCCGCCCAGCGTGCGGGCACGCTGGACGACGTCGAGGACGAGCTCTTCCGGTTCGGCCGGATCGTCGCCTCGGACCCCGGGCTGCGCGCCGCGCTGACCGACCGGTCCGCGACGGCCGCCGCCAAGAGCGAGCTGCTGGGCACCCTGCTCGACAGCCGCGCCAAGGCGGAGACCACCCGGCTGGTCACGCGACTCGTGACCCGCCCGCGGGGACGTAGCCTGGAGGCGGGACTCGAATCCCTTTCCAAGCTCGCCGCGGAGCGCCGTGACCGCATGGTCGCGATCGTCACCTCGGCCGTACCGCTGAGCGATCAGCAGAAGCAGCGCCTGGGCGCGTCCCTCGCGAAGCTCTACGGCCGTGCGATGCACCTGAACCTGGACGTGGACCCCGGGGTCCTCGGCGGAATCCGGGTCCAGGTCGGCGACGAGATCATCAACGGCAGCATCGCGGACCGCATCGACGAAGCCAGCCGCCGCATGGCCGGCTGA
- a CDS encoding F0F1 ATP synthase subunit B encodes MSQSLILAAEEVQNPLVPPIPELVIGLIAFVIVFGILAKKLLPNINKVLEERREAIEGGMEKAEAAKTEAQSVLEQYKAQLAEARHEAARLRQDAQEQGATLIAEMRAEGQRQREEIVAAGHTQIEADRKAAAQALRQDVGQLATELAGKLVGESLEDHARQSRTIDRFLDELDVKAEAAR; translated from the coding sequence ATGAGCCAGTCGCTCATCCTGGCGGCCGAGGAGGTCCAGAACCCCCTCGTCCCGCCGATCCCTGAGCTCGTCATCGGCCTGATCGCCTTCGTCATCGTCTTCGGCATCCTCGCCAAGAAGCTCCTCCCGAACATCAACAAGGTTCTGGAAGAGCGCCGTGAGGCCATCGAGGGCGGCATGGAGAAGGCCGAGGCCGCCAAGACCGAGGCCCAGAGCGTCCTTGAGCAGTACAAGGCGCAGCTGGCCGAGGCCCGGCACGAGGCCGCCCGGCTGCGGCAGGACGCGCAGGAGCAGGGCGCCACGCTCATCGCCGAGATGCGCGCGGAAGGCCAGCGGCAGCGCGAGGAGATCGTCGCCGCCGGTCACACCCAGATCGAGGCCGACCGCAAGGCCGCCGCTCAGGCGCTGCGCCAGGACGTCGGTCAGCTCGCCACCGAACTGGCCGGCAAGCTCGTCGGTGAGTCCCTTGAGGACCACGCCCGGCAGAGCCGCACCATCGACCGGTTCCTCGACGAGCTCGACGTGAAGGCCGAGGCCGCTCGATGA
- the atpE gene encoding ATP synthase F0 subunit C has product MSQTLAAVSGSLGSIGYGLAAIGPGVGVGIIFGNGTQALARQPEAAGLIRANQILGFAFCEALALIGLVMPFVYGV; this is encoded by the coding sequence ATGTCCCAGACCCTTGCCGCTGTTTCCGGCTCGCTCGGCTCCATCGGTTACGGCCTCGCCGCCATCGGCCCCGGCGTGGGCGTCGGCATCATCTTCGGTAACGGCACCCAGGCGCTGGCCCGTCAGCCCGAAGCCGCCGGTCTGATCCGCGCCAACCAGATCCTCGGCTTCGCCTTCTGTGAGGCGCTCGCCCTCATCGGCCTGGTCATGCCGTTCGTCTACGGCGTGTGA
- the atpB gene encoding F0F1 ATP synthase subunit A: MSADPTQVLAFETDCHIFDGCGFPAPGLHSFLFKPIWGDADSNLYFNKPMLLALLGSIIIIGFFWAAFAKPKVVPGKLQMIAETGYDFVRRGIVYETIGKREGEKYVPLIVSLFFFIWMMNLWAIIPLAQFPVTSIIAYPAVLALIVYIVWVSITFKRHGFVGAFKNFTGYDKSLGAVLPLAMTIELFSNLLVRPFTHAVRLFANMFAGHTLLVLFTIATWYLLNGIGIAYAGVSFVMVLVMLAFELFVQALQAYVFVLLTCSFIQGALAEKH, translated from the coding sequence GTGAGTGCTGATCCGACGCAGGTGCTCGCCTTCGAGACCGACTGCCACATCTTCGACGGTTGTGGCTTCCCGGCTCCCGGCCTGCACTCGTTCCTGTTCAAGCCCATCTGGGGCGACGCGGACAGCAACCTGTACTTCAACAAGCCGATGCTGCTCGCCCTGCTCGGGTCGATCATCATCATCGGGTTCTTCTGGGCCGCCTTCGCCAAGCCCAAGGTCGTCCCCGGCAAGCTCCAGATGATCGCCGAGACCGGATACGACTTCGTCCGTCGCGGCATCGTCTACGAGACCATCGGAAAGCGGGAGGGCGAGAAGTACGTCCCGCTGATCGTCTCCCTCTTCTTCTTCATCTGGATGATGAACCTCTGGGCGATCATCCCGCTGGCCCAGTTCCCGGTGACCTCGATCATCGCCTACCCGGCGGTCCTCGCGCTCATCGTCTACATCGTCTGGGTCTCGATCACGTTCAAGCGTCACGGCTTCGTGGGCGCCTTCAAGAACTTCACCGGTTACGACAAGTCGCTCGGCGCGGTCCTGCCGCTGGCCATGACCATCGAGCTCTTCTCGAACCTCCTCGTCCGGCCGTTCACCCACGCCGTGCGACTCTTCGCGAACATGTTCGCGGGCCATACCCTGCTCGTGCTCTTCACCATCGCGACCTGGTACCTGCTCAACGGCATCGGTATCGCGTACGCGGGTGTCTCGTTCGTCATGGTCCTGGTGATGCTGGCCTTCGAGCTCTTCGTCCAGGCCCTTCAGGCGTACGTCTTCGTACTCCTGACCTGCAGCTTCATCCAGGGCGCGCTCGCCGAGAAGCACTGA
- a CDS encoding undecaprenyl/decaprenyl-phosphate alpha-N-acetylglucosaminyl 1-phosphate transferase, protein MREYLLTLCITAAVTYLLTGPVRKFAIVAGAMPEIRARDVHREPTPRLGGIAMFFGLCAGLLVADHLTNLSEVFTSSNEPRALLSGAALIWLVGVLDDKFEIDALIKLGAQMIAAGVMVMQGLTILWLPVPGVGMVALTQWQSTLLTVALVVITINAVNFVDGLDGLAAGMVCIASVAFFLYAYRIWYGYGLEPAAPATLFAAILIGMCLGFLPHNMHPARIFMGDSGSMLIGLVLAAGAISITGQVDPDSLFTEGDVGLREVVHATVPVYIPLLLPLTIIAIPAADLVLAIVRRTWRGQSPFAADRGHLHHRLLDIGHSHSRSVLIMYFWAALISFGTLAYSVNAASMWIVLAVAALSAVGLVLLLLPRFTPRAPRWAESFVPPRYRRRKRPLDGQLPYGEGESGSPEESGTAADGPVPAGVAAGGALSRGARDGSAPGGHNGSGTFTGAGGARDTDDAREPGADNGSKIANSAGKPGSSSASSDSVRAGGVNGSTASGLRSRLRDRGRAGSRR, encoded by the coding sequence GTGCGTGAATACCTGCTGACGCTCTGTATCACGGCCGCGGTGACCTATCTGCTGACAGGTCCGGTGCGGAAGTTCGCGATCGTGGCCGGAGCGATGCCCGAGATCCGTGCCCGTGACGTGCACCGGGAGCCCACGCCCCGGCTCGGCGGGATCGCGATGTTCTTCGGGCTGTGCGCGGGTCTTCTCGTCGCCGACCATCTGACCAACCTCTCCGAGGTCTTCACCAGCTCCAACGAGCCGCGTGCCCTGCTCTCCGGGGCCGCGCTGATCTGGCTGGTCGGGGTCCTGGACGACAAGTTCGAGATCGACGCGCTGATCAAGCTCGGCGCCCAGATGATCGCCGCCGGCGTCATGGTGATGCAGGGCCTCACCATCCTGTGGCTGCCGGTCCCCGGTGTCGGCATGGTCGCGCTCACCCAGTGGCAGTCGACGCTGCTGACCGTCGCCCTTGTCGTGATCACCATCAACGCCGTCAACTTCGTGGACGGCCTCGACGGCCTCGCCGCCGGCATGGTGTGCATCGCCTCGGTGGCGTTCTTCCTGTACGCCTACCGCATCTGGTACGGCTACGGGCTGGAGCCCGCCGCGCCCGCGACGCTGTTCGCCGCGATCCTGATCGGGATGTGCCTCGGCTTCCTGCCGCACAACATGCACCCCGCCCGGATCTTCATGGGCGACTCGGGATCGATGCTCATCGGCCTGGTGCTGGCCGCCGGCGCCATCTCCATCACCGGCCAGGTCGACCCCGACAGCCTCTTCACCGAGGGGGACGTCGGGCTGCGCGAGGTCGTGCACGCCACCGTCCCCGTGTACATCCCGCTGCTGCTGCCGCTGACCATCATCGCCATCCCGGCCGCCGACCTGGTCCTCGCGATCGTGCGCCGCACCTGGCGCGGGCAGTCGCCGTTCGCCGCCGACCGCGGGCATCTGCACCACCGGCTCCTCGACATCGGGCACTCCCACAGCCGCTCGGTGCTGATCATGTACTTCTGGGCGGCCCTGATCTCGTTCGGGACGCTGGCGTACTCCGTCAACGCCGCGTCGATGTGGATCGTCCTCGCCGTCGCGGCACTGAGCGCGGTCGGCCTGGTACTGCTCCTGCTGCCCCGCTTCACCCCGCGCGCGCCCCGCTGGGCGGAGAGCTTCGTCCCGCCCCGCTACCGGCGCCGCAAGCGCCCGCTGGACGGTCAACTCCCTTACGGCGAAGGTGAGTCGGGCTCTCCTGAGGAGTCCGGCACGGCGGCGGACGGCCCGGTGCCGGCGGGTGTGGCGGCGGGGGGAGCGCTCTCCCGGGGCGCGCGCGACGGCTCAGCGCCCGGTGGACATAACGGTTCCGGCACATTCACCGGCGCGGGCGGCGCCCGTGACACGGACGACGCGCGTGAGCCCGGTGCGGACAACGGGTCCAAGATCGCCAACAGCGCCGGAAAGCCGGGCAGTTCGTCCGCTTCCTCCGACTCTGTCCGGGCCGGCGGCGTCAACGGCTCGACAGCGTCCGGTCTGCGCTCCCGTCTGCGTGACCGCGGGCGGGCCGGCAGCCGTCGCTGA
- a CDS encoding arsenate reductase/protein-tyrosine-phosphatase family protein, whose product MTAPEGRGIGTGVTGIGDTFRILHVSTGNVCRSPITERLTRHALIDRLGDPLGGGVVVESAGTWGHEGAPMESNAETVLADFGADASGFTGRELLDDHVIRADLVLTATRDHRAQVISMGHSAGLRTFTLKEFTRLVRAIDPATLPDPLDGGVVERARALVRAAAALRGWRLAPSAEADEVYDPYGAPLPFFRSIGDEIHEALDPVVTALTGVTARM is encoded by the coding sequence TTGACGGCCCCTGAGGGGCGTGGCATAGGCACGGGGGTCACCGGTATCGGGGACACGTTCCGCATCCTCCACGTCAGTACCGGCAATGTGTGCCGCTCACCGATCACCGAGCGGCTGACCCGTCATGCCCTGATCGACCGTCTCGGGGACCCGCTCGGCGGCGGTGTCGTCGTGGAGAGCGCGGGCACCTGGGGCCATGAGGGCGCGCCCATGGAGTCCAACGCCGAGACCGTCCTCGCGGACTTCGGCGCCGACGCCAGCGGGTTCACCGGACGGGAACTCCTCGACGACCATGTGATCCGCGCCGACCTCGTGCTCACTGCGACCCGGGACCACCGTGCCCAGGTCATCTCGATGGGTCACTCGGCGGGTCTGCGGACCTTCACCCTGAAGGAGTTCACCCGGCTGGTGCGGGCCATCGACCCGGCGACCCTGCCCGATCCGCTCGACGGCGGTGTCGTGGAACGCGCCCGCGCCCTGGTCCGGGCCGCCGCCGCGCTGCGCGGCTGGCGGCTCGCCCCGTCCGCCGAGGCCGACGAGGTGTACGACCCGTACGGGGCGCCGCTGCCGTTCTTCCGGTCCATCGGCGACGAGATCCATGAGGCCCTCGACCCGGTCGTCACCGCGCTGACGGGTGTCACCGCCCGGATGTGA
- a CDS encoding L-threonylcarbamoyladenylate synthase, with product MARRYDTNDATDRTTGLREAGSAVRRGELVVLPTDTVYGIGADAFSSEAVADLLDAKGRGRSMPTPVLVGSPNTLHGLVIDFSERAWELVDAFWPGALTLVARHQPSLQWDLGDTRGTVAVRMPLHPVAIELLTEVGPMAVSSANLTGHPAPEDCDAAQQMLGDAVSVYLDGGPTPGIVPSSIVDVTGKVPVLLRAGALDADELRKVVPDLEVAN from the coding sequence ATGGCACGGCGATACGACACCAACGACGCGACCGACCGCACCACCGGTCTGCGTGAGGCCGGGTCCGCCGTCCGCCGTGGCGAGCTGGTCGTGCTGCCCACCGACACCGTGTACGGCATCGGCGCCGACGCCTTCAGCTCCGAGGCGGTCGCCGACCTCCTCGACGCCAAGGGCCGCGGGCGCAGCATGCCCACCCCCGTCCTCGTCGGCTCCCCGAACACCCTGCACGGTCTCGTCATCGACTTCTCCGAGCGGGCCTGGGAGCTCGTGGACGCGTTCTGGCCGGGCGCCCTCACCCTCGTCGCCCGTCACCAGCCGTCGCTCCAGTGGGACCTCGGGGACACCCGCGGGACCGTCGCCGTGCGGATGCCGCTGCACCCCGTCGCCATCGAACTGCTCACCGAGGTCGGCCCGATGGCCGTGTCCTCCGCGAACCTCACCGGGCACCCCGCGCCCGAGGACTGCGACGCCGCCCAGCAGATGCTCGGCGACGCCGTCTCCGTCTATCTCGACGGCGGTCCGACCCCCGGCATCGTGCCCTCGTCCATCGTGGACGTCACCGGGAAGGTGCCCGTCCTGCTGCGTGCCGGTGCCCTCGACGCGGACGAGCTGCGCAAGGTCGTACCCGACCTCGAGGTGGCCAATTGA
- the prmC gene encoding peptide chain release factor N(5)-glutamine methyltransferase, with product MQPPIGGRPPGPRSLLLAEVAQATQRLADAGVPSPRNDAEELAAFVHGVKRGELHSVPDPDFDARYWEAINRRVAREPLQHITGRAYFRYLELQVGPGVFVPRPETESVVGWAIDAVRAMDVVEPLIVDLCTGSGAIALAMAQEVPRSKVHAVELSEDALKYTLKNAEGSRVAVHQGDALAALPELDGQVDLVISNPPYIPLTEWEYVALEAREYDPQMALFSGDDGLDTIRGLERTAHRLLRPGGIVVVEHADTQGGQVPWIFSEEAGWADAADHPDLNNRPRFATARKARP from the coding sequence GTGCAGCCACCCATTGGGGGTCGACCCCCAGGCCCCCGCAGTCTGCTGCTCGCTGAGGTGGCCCAGGCCACCCAGCGCCTCGCCGACGCGGGCGTGCCCTCGCCGCGCAACGACGCCGAGGAGCTCGCCGCGTTCGTGCACGGCGTGAAGCGGGGCGAGCTGCATTCCGTCCCCGACCCCGACTTCGACGCCCGCTACTGGGAGGCCATCAACCGCCGGGTGGCCCGCGAACCCCTCCAGCACATCACCGGACGCGCCTACTTCCGCTATCTGGAGCTCCAGGTCGGACCCGGGGTGTTCGTGCCCCGCCCGGAGACCGAGTCCGTCGTCGGCTGGGCCATAGACGCCGTACGCGCGATGGACGTCGTCGAACCCCTCATCGTCGACCTGTGCACCGGCTCCGGCGCGATCGCCCTCGCCATGGCGCAGGAGGTGCCCCGCTCCAAGGTGCACGCCGTCGAGCTCTCCGAGGACGCCCTGAAGTACACCCTCAAGAACGCCGAGGGCTCCCGGGTCGCCGTCCACCAGGGCGACGCGCTCGCCGCGCTGCCCGAACTCGACGGCCAGGTCGACCTCGTCATCTCCAACCCCCCGTACATCCCCCTCACCGAGTGGGAGTACGTCGCGCTGGAGGCCCGCGAGTACGACCCGCAGATGGCGCTGTTCTCCGGCGACGACGGCCTCGACACCATCCGCGGCCTCGAACGCACCGCGCACCGCCTGCTGCGTCCCGGCGGCATCGTCGTCGTGGAGCACGCCGACACCCAGGGCGGCCAGGTGCCGTGGATCTTCAGCGAGGAAGCGGGCTGGGCCGACGCCGCAGATCACCCCGACCTCAACAACCGGCCCCGATTCGCGACCGCGCGCAAGGCACGACCGTGA
- the prfA gene encoding peptide chain release factor 1: MFEAVAELVDEHTHLEHQLADPGVHSNQANARKLNKRYAELTPIIGAYRSWKRTGEDITTARELAAEDPDFAAEVKDLEKQRDALTEKLRLLLVPRDPNDDKDVILEVKAGAGGDESALFAGDLLRMYLRYAERVGWKTEIIDSTESELGGYKDVQVAVKTKGGQGATEPGQGVWARLKYEGGVHRVQRVPATESQGRIHTSAAGVLVTPEAEEIDVEINPNDLRIDVYRSSGPGGQSVNTTDSAVRITHLPTGVVASCQNEKSQLQNKEQALRILRSRLLAAAQEEAEKEAADARRSQVRTVDRSEKIRTYNYPENRISDHRVGFKAYNLDQVLDGDLDAVIQACVDADSAAKLAAA; this comes from the coding sequence ATGTTCGAGGCCGTCGCGGAACTCGTCGACGAACACACCCACCTGGAGCATCAGCTCGCCGACCCCGGGGTGCACTCCAACCAGGCCAACGCGCGCAAGCTCAACAAGCGCTACGCCGAGCTGACCCCGATCATCGGCGCGTACCGCTCCTGGAAGCGCACGGGCGAGGACATCACCACCGCCCGCGAGCTGGCCGCCGAGGACCCCGACTTCGCCGCCGAGGTCAAGGACCTGGAGAAGCAGCGCGACGCGCTCACCGAGAAGCTCCGGCTGCTGCTCGTCCCCCGGGACCCCAACGACGACAAGGACGTGATCCTTGAGGTCAAGGCGGGCGCGGGCGGCGACGAGTCCGCGCTGTTCGCCGGGGACCTGCTGCGGATGTATCTGCGCTACGCCGAGCGCGTCGGCTGGAAGACCGAGATCATCGACTCCACCGAGTCCGAGCTCGGCGGCTACAAGGACGTCCAGGTCGCCGTGAAGACCAAGGGCGGCCAGGGCGCCACCGAGCCCGGCCAGGGCGTCTGGGCCCGCCTCAAGTACGAGGGCGGCGTCCACCGGGTGCAGCGGGTGCCCGCGACCGAGTCGCAGGGCCGTATCCACACCTCGGCCGCCGGAGTGCTCGTCACCCCGGAGGCGGAGGAGATCGACGTCGAGATCAACCCCAACGATCTGCGCATCGACGTCTACCGCTCCTCGGGCCCCGGCGGGCAGTCCGTCAACACCACCGACTCCGCCGTGCGCATCACCCATCTGCCGACCGGTGTCGTCGCCTCCTGCCAGAACGAGAAGAGCCAGCTCCAGAACAAGGAGCAGGCCCTGCGTATCCTGCGCTCACGACTGCTCGCCGCGGCCCAGGAGGAGGCGGAGAAGGAAGCCGCCGACGCCCGCCGCAGCCAGGTGCGCACCGTCGACCGGTCGGAGAAGATCCGCACCTACAACTACCCCGAGAACCGGATTTCCGACCACCGCGTCGGTTTCAAGGCGTACAACTTGGACCAGGTGCTCGACGGGGACCTCGACGCCGTCATCCAGGCGTGCGTCGACGCGGACTCCGCCGCCAAGCTGGCGGCCGCGTAA
- the rpmE gene encoding 50S ribosomal protein L31: MQREIHPEYVETQVSCTCGASFTTRSTIQSGNIRAEVCSECHPFYTGKQKILDTGGRVARFEARFGKAAKK, from the coding sequence TTGCAGCGCGAGATCCACCCCGAGTACGTCGAGACCCAGGTCAGCTGTACCTGTGGCGCGTCGTTCACCACCCGCAGCACCATCCAGAGCGGCAACATCCGCGCCGAGGTCTGCTCCGAGTGCCACCCGTTCTACACGGGCAAGCAGAAGATCCTCGACACCGGTGGCCGCGTGGCCCGCTTCGAGGCCCGCTTCGGCAAGGCCGCCAAGAAGTAG